In the genome of Streptomyces collinus, one region contains:
- a CDS encoding L-lactate permease: MYVQELEPVAGSLGLSALVAALPLVIVLVLLGGVRMKAHLAGLTGFVAAVLVARLAYGMPLGQTLSSGAQGAVFGLFPILWIVVNALWVYRMTVRTRHFDILRRSFGRLSDDPRIQALVIAFCFGALLEALAGFGAPVAISAVMLVALGFEPVRAAVVALVANTAPVAFGAMGTPVVTLAQVTGLPLDAVASVVGRQTPLLALVVPLVLVWLVDGRRGLRETWVPALACGVAFAVAQFAASNYVSAQLADIGAALAGAGALVAVPRARVPAAESVRASVLTGARSEELDEEDPPREVLRAYATYALIVVIFSVAQIPAVKDLLARTTQTFDWPFLDVAGPDGEPVAGNVFSWPVVSTGGTLVLLAGILTATVLGVHARAAVKEWLATVHELRFAILTVTSVLALAYVMNLSGQAATIGHCVAAAGAGLAFLSPVLGWFGVAVTGSDTSANALFGALQVTAARESGLSPELLAAANSSGGVLGKMISPQNLTIACAAVGLEGREGDLLRKVLPWSLGLLLVMCLIVVGQSTPVLGWMLP; this comes from the coding sequence GTGTACGTCCAGGAACTGGAACCCGTCGCCGGCTCACTCGGCCTGTCCGCCCTGGTGGCCGCCCTGCCCCTGGTGATCGTCCTGGTCCTGCTCGGCGGCGTCCGGATGAAGGCGCACCTGGCGGGCCTGACCGGCTTTGTCGCCGCCGTCCTCGTCGCCCGGCTCGCCTACGGCATGCCGCTCGGGCAGACCCTCTCCAGCGGCGCCCAGGGCGCCGTCTTCGGCCTCTTCCCGATCCTGTGGATCGTCGTCAACGCCCTGTGGGTGTACCGGATGACCGTCCGCACCCGGCACTTCGACATCCTGCGCCGGTCCTTCGGACGGCTGTCCGACGACCCGCGCATCCAGGCCCTCGTCATCGCCTTCTGCTTCGGGGCGCTGCTGGAGGCGCTCGCCGGCTTCGGGGCACCCGTCGCGATCAGCGCGGTGATGCTGGTCGCCCTCGGCTTCGAACCGGTGCGCGCCGCGGTCGTCGCCCTGGTCGCCAACACCGCGCCCGTGGCCTTCGGCGCGATGGGCACACCGGTCGTCACGCTCGCCCAGGTGACCGGGCTGCCCCTGGACGCCGTGGCGTCCGTGGTGGGCCGTCAGACGCCGCTTCTGGCGCTCGTCGTGCCCCTGGTGCTGGTCTGGCTCGTGGACGGACGGCGCGGGCTGCGCGAGACCTGGGTACCCGCCCTGGCGTGCGGAGTCGCCTTCGCCGTCGCCCAGTTCGCCGCGTCCAACTACGTCTCCGCCCAACTCGCCGACATCGGCGCCGCCCTGGCCGGCGCGGGCGCCCTGGTCGCCGTACCACGCGCGCGGGTGCCCGCCGCCGAGTCGGTGCGCGCCTCCGTGCTGACCGGCGCCCGCAGCGAGGAACTCGACGAGGAGGACCCGCCCCGCGAGGTCCTGCGCGCGTACGCCACTTACGCCCTGATCGTCGTGATCTTCTCCGTCGCGCAGATCCCGGCCGTCAAGGACCTGCTCGCCCGGACCACCCAGACCTTCGACTGGCCCTTCCTGGACGTCGCCGGCCCCGACGGCGAACCGGTCGCCGGCAATGTCTTCAGCTGGCCCGTCGTGTCGACCGGCGGCACCCTCGTCCTGCTCGCCGGGATCCTCACGGCCACTGTCCTCGGCGTCCACGCGCGCGCGGCGGTGAAGGAATGGCTCGCGACCGTCCACGAACTGCGCTTCGCGATCCTGACGGTGACGTCCGTCCTCGCGCTCGCCTACGTCATGAACCTCTCCGGGCAGGCGGCGACCATCGGCCACTGCGTGGCGGCTGCCGGAGCCGGGCTCGCGTTCCTGTCACCCGTCCTCGGCTGGTTCGGCGTCGCCGTGACCGGCTCGGACACCTCCGCCAACGCCCTCTTCGGCGCCCTCCAGGTCACCGCCGCCCGCGAGTCCGGACTCTCGCCCGAACTGCTCGCCGCCGCCAACAGCTCCGGCGGCGTCCTCGGCAAGATGATCTCCCCGCAGAACCTCACCATCGCCTGCGCGGCCGTCGGACTCGAGGGCCGCGAGGGCGACCTGCTGCGCAAGGTGCTGCCCTGGAGCCTGGGCCTGCTGCTGGTGATGTGCCTGATCGTGGTCGGCCAGAGCACCCCGGTCCTGGGCTGGATGCTGCCCTGA
- a CDS encoding DUF3499 domain-containing protein, which yields MESRRGPLKSAVPSNVVSPVRRCSRTACGRPAVATLTYVYADSTAVLGPLATYAEPHCYDLCAEHSERLTAPRGWEVVRLLDGSAPARPSGDDLEALANAVREAARPQGRAAEAGGGGRGADPREVARRGHLRVLRSPDN from the coding sequence GTGGAGAGTCGTCGCGGCCCGCTCAAGAGTGCGGTACCGTCCAACGTCGTGAGCCCTGTACGTCGCTGTTCGCGCACCGCCTGCGGCCGTCCCGCCGTCGCGACGCTGACGTACGTCTACGCCGACTCGACCGCGGTCCTCGGCCCGCTCGCCACCTACGCCGAACCCCACTGCTACGACCTGTGCGCCGAGCACTCCGAGCGCCTCACCGCCCCGCGCGGCTGGGAGGTCGTCCGGCTCCTCGACGGTTCGGCCCCGGCCCGCCCCAGCGGCGACGACCTGGAAGCGCTTGCGAACGCCGTGCGGGAGGCGGCCCGTCCCCAGGGGCGGGCGGCCGAGGCCGGCGGCGGAGGCCGCGGGGCCGACCCGAGGGAGGTCGCGCGACGCGGCCATCTGCGGGTCCTGCGGTCGCCGGACAACTGA
- a CDS encoding metallopeptidase family protein — MDKPVPPRAAAPGPRRRDRHGRGMRGPIAPPQVPLAASRAEAFADLVQDSVERLERRWPQLADIDFLVLEVPRLDGPGQAWNDEAVPLGGTISAREGRPARVVVYRRPVEIRTKGRDERAALVHEVVVEQVAELLGLTPETVDPRYGEDQG; from the coding sequence ATGGACAAGCCCGTACCGCCCCGTGCCGCCGCCCCCGGGCCCCGCCGTCGTGATCGCCACGGACGGGGCATGCGCGGCCCGATCGCACCGCCGCAGGTGCCGCTCGCCGCGAGCCGCGCGGAGGCGTTCGCCGATCTGGTGCAGGACTCCGTGGAGCGCCTGGAGCGGCGGTGGCCGCAGCTCGCCGACATCGACTTCCTGGTCCTGGAGGTGCCGCGGCTCGACGGGCCAGGCCAGGCCTGGAACGACGAGGCGGTTCCGCTCGGCGGCACGATCAGCGCACGCGAGGGCCGCCCCGCGCGCGTGGTCGTCTACCGGCGGCCGGTCGAGATCCGCACCAAGGGGCGCGACGAGCGGGCGGCACTGGTGCACGAGGTCGTCGTGGAGCAGGTCGCCGAGCTCCTCGGGCTGACGCCGGAGACGGTCGATCCGCGCTACGGCGAGGACCAGGGCTGA
- a CDS encoding DUF5719 family protein, which translates to MNRTTLSLIAGTTALAAVTGFAALSAPDAPGTDTAAKAAAQLPVERTSLLCPAPSTSDLAETSYTSFTPVTKGTGSGGKAELRAATEESADAPADGKDEGKGKDDGKSGEGKPAKPVLTPKEPGKPVTGDSSGGDAPALVGTADGRFAPGWTVQETTEVAAGTGRGLQGVNCTAPDTDFWFPGASTDADRTDYVHLTNPDDSAAVVDIELYGKDGALKSAVGEGITVPPHSSEPVLLSTLTDERQTNLTVHVNVRSGRVGAAVQALDDKLGGDWLAASADPSGSLVLPGLPKDATSVRLVAFTPADADADLKVRLASPSGLITPAGHETVHVKGGMTTAVDLGDVTRGEAGSLVLTPTDRSVPVVAALRVVRGKGDKQETAFIPASRPVGTRATSADNSGKDSTLSLTAPNAAATVKVTASAGSEGGTPVSKTYTIKAGTTQDIEPPVPGGLKGTYALTVEPVSGGPVYGARTLAASEGGVPAFTVQTLPDDRGTVAVPEADEDLSVLQK; encoded by the coding sequence GTGAACCGCACCACCCTGTCCCTGATCGCCGGCACGACCGCGCTCGCCGCCGTCACCGGCTTCGCCGCGCTGTCCGCTCCGGACGCCCCGGGCACGGACACCGCCGCCAAGGCGGCCGCCCAACTGCCCGTGGAGCGCACGAGCCTGCTGTGCCCGGCGCCCAGCACGTCCGACCTCGCCGAGACGTCCTACACCTCCTTCACGCCCGTCACGAAGGGCACCGGGAGCGGCGGCAAGGCCGAACTGCGGGCGGCCACGGAGGAGTCGGCGGACGCCCCGGCCGACGGCAAGGACGAAGGCAAGGGCAAGGACGACGGGAAGTCCGGCGAGGGCAAGCCCGCGAAACCCGTGCTGACTCCCAAGGAGCCCGGCAAGCCGGTCACCGGCGACAGCTCCGGCGGCGACGCGCCCGCCCTCGTCGGGACCGCGGACGGCCGGTTCGCGCCCGGCTGGACCGTCCAGGAGACGACCGAGGTCGCCGCGGGGACCGGCCGGGGCCTGCAGGGCGTCAACTGCACCGCTCCGGACACCGACTTCTGGTTCCCGGGAGCCAGCACGGACGCCGACCGCACCGACTACGTCCACCTGACCAACCCCGACGACTCGGCGGCCGTGGTCGACATCGAGCTCTACGGCAAGGACGGCGCCCTGAAGTCCGCGGTGGGGGAGGGCATCACGGTCCCGCCGCACTCCAGCGAGCCGGTCCTGCTGTCCACCCTCACCGACGAGCGGCAGACCAACCTCACGGTGCACGTCAATGTCCGCAGCGGACGCGTGGGCGCCGCCGTGCAGGCCCTGGACGACAAGCTCGGCGGTGACTGGCTGGCCGCGTCCGCCGACCCGTCGGGCAGCCTGGTCCTGCCCGGTCTCCCCAAGGACGCCACCTCCGTGCGCCTGGTCGCCTTCACGCCCGCCGACGCCGACGCGGACCTGAAGGTGCGCCTGGCCTCCCCCTCCGGGCTGATCACGCCGGCCGGCCACGAGACCGTGCACGTCAAGGGCGGCATGACGACCGCCGTCGACCTGGGCGACGTCACCCGCGGTGAGGCGGGCTCCCTGGTCCTGACGCCGACGGACCGGTCCGTGCCGGTCGTGGCGGCCCTGCGGGTCGTGCGGGGCAAGGGCGACAAGCAGGAGACGGCGTTCATCCCGGCCAGCCGCCCCGTCGGCACGCGCGCGACGTCCGCGGACAACAGCGGCAAGGACAGCACCCTGTCCCTGACGGCCCCCAACGCCGCCGCCACGGTCAAGGTCACCGCCTCGGCCGGCAGCGAGGGCGGGACCCCGGTGTCGAAGACGTACACGATCAAGGCCGGCACCACCCAGGACATCGAACCCCCGGTCCCCGGCGGCCTGAAGGGCACCTACGCGCTCACGGTCGAGCCGGTCTCCGGCGGCCCGGTCTACGGGGCCCGCACCCTGGCGGCGAGCGAGGGCGGCGTCCCCGCCTTCACGGTGCAGACACTGCCGGACGACCGCGGCACGGTGGCCGTCCCGGAGGCGGACGAGGACCTGTCGGTGCTCCAGAAGTAG
- a CDS encoding glycosyltransferase family 2 protein: MSVHSHSAAHHDAAATPEFPRHVVTAVLVSHDGARWLPDALAGLLGQERPVQYAMGADTGSADASAELVTDALGADRVLHLARRTGFGQAVEECGRTAPVLTPDELPYLKRPSGWDPVTRSWRDDAYDLPELPHGEPVQWLWLLHDDCAPDPDALAQLLRVVENEYELGRDDVAVVGPKLRGWYDRRQLLEVGVSIANSGRRWTGLDRREQDQGQHDHVRTVLSVSTAGMLVRRDVFEQLGGFDRNLPLMRDDVDLCWRAHAAGYRVLVAPEAVVRHAEASSRERRTVDCMGRTAASPHKVDKAGAVYTLLVNSRTAALPWVMLRIVLGTLLRTVAYLVGKVPGQAVDEIRGLLGTLLRPERILAGRRGRGAPQIDKGELRALFPPPGATVRVTVEQVASSLVGRSDPEVAAGAGRHGSAVESGPGGDDADFLEIEQFARLKRIARKPGPVLFLVLLLVSLVACRQLLGGGALAGGALLPAPADSAELWSRYLDAWHPVGAGGTSSAPPYVALVAMLASLLFGSTGLAVTVLLVGSVPLAGVAAYFASRPLVESRLLRAWAAVVYAFLPAATGALAGGRIGTAVLAVLLPLIARAGIAAGGLTNSAGARGSWRATWAYALLLTITTAFTPIVWPIALLLGIGLLVLRRSDITAYGLRFLAQLGTPLLLLAPWSLTLLPFGFLKEAGLDYGPSAASALDLLGASPGGPGTVSGLMLIGIVLAALAALVRSERQSGIWTAWAVALTGFVFAVLSNGSTWAGPATLVYGISLLAAAALGADGARARVAEQSFGWRQPVAVLIAFASAAGPLLIAAGWMIRGADGPLERRDPTQVPAFVAEESGTRDQARTLVLDSDSGAHVGYMLVRGSGARLGDGEIAAADGENGRLDKVVANLVAGSGADQADQLGGFAVRYVLVHQGAPREVTRVLDATPGLTPLSQQDGGALWRVNREVARATIAPASGSSGTPQPVAAGPVDIHTTIPTGADGRVLRLADSASDGWSATLDGKPLTRTTVDGWAQGFELPAAGGRLDVTYDDPIGHTAWLWAQGLLAVVLVVLALPGRRRDIDDDLPEEPAVPAQAVAGEGRRARRLRAQAEAETEAEETSGPEEFPPPQPEQPPAAVPQQQNYGAWDNAGYQAGEYAGYGDQYQNAQYPADAYGQQYQADPYQGGQYDPYAYGGQGQNPPYDQQGYDQAYQQGYDTPYDPAQPHHPHGTGSERPDGSQQ, encoded by the coding sequence ATGTCCGTGCACAGCCACTCGGCAGCCCATCACGACGCCGCTGCCACACCTGAGTTCCCGCGTCATGTGGTGACCGCGGTCCTCGTCTCCCACGACGGCGCCCGCTGGCTGCCCGACGCGCTCGCCGGGCTGCTCGGCCAGGAGCGCCCCGTCCAGTACGCGATGGGCGCCGACACCGGCAGCGCGGACGCCTCCGCCGAGCTGGTCACCGACGCTCTCGGCGCCGACCGGGTGCTGCACCTCGCCCGCCGTACCGGCTTCGGCCAGGCCGTCGAGGAGTGCGGCCGCACCGCCCCGGTCCTCACCCCCGACGAGCTGCCGTACCTGAAGCGCCCCAGCGGCTGGGACCCGGTCACGCGCTCGTGGCGCGACGACGCCTACGACCTGCCCGAGCTCCCGCACGGCGAGCCGGTGCAGTGGCTGTGGCTGCTGCACGACGACTGCGCCCCGGACCCGGACGCCCTCGCCCAGCTGCTGCGGGTCGTGGAGAACGAGTACGAGCTGGGCCGCGACGACGTCGCCGTCGTGGGCCCCAAGCTCCGCGGCTGGTACGACCGGCGGCAGCTGCTGGAGGTCGGCGTCTCCATCGCCAACTCCGGCCGCCGCTGGACCGGCCTCGACCGCCGCGAGCAGGACCAGGGCCAGCACGACCACGTCCGGACCGTGCTCTCGGTGTCCACCGCCGGCATGCTCGTCCGCCGCGACGTCTTCGAGCAGCTCGGCGGATTCGACCGCAACCTGCCCCTCATGCGAGACGACGTCGACCTGTGCTGGCGCGCGCACGCGGCCGGCTACCGCGTCCTGGTCGCCCCCGAGGCGGTCGTCCGCCACGCCGAGGCATCCAGCCGCGAGCGCCGCACGGTCGACTGCATGGGCCGCACGGCCGCCTCCCCGCACAAGGTCGACAAGGCCGGCGCCGTCTACACCCTCCTCGTCAACTCGCGTACGGCCGCACTCCCCTGGGTGATGCTGCGGATCGTGCTCGGCACCCTGCTGCGGACCGTGGCCTACCTCGTCGGCAAGGTCCCAGGGCAGGCCGTCGACGAGATCCGCGGCCTGCTGGGCACGCTGCTCCGGCCCGAGCGGATCCTCGCCGGGCGGCGCGGCAGAGGCGCACCCCAGATCGACAAGGGCGAGCTGCGGGCGCTGTTCCCGCCGCCCGGCGCGACCGTCCGCGTCACCGTCGAGCAGGTCGCGAGCAGCCTCGTCGGCCGCTCCGACCCGGAGGTCGCCGCCGGCGCGGGACGGCACGGCAGCGCCGTCGAGTCGGGCCCCGGCGGCGACGACGCCGACTTCCTGGAGATCGAGCAGTTCGCCCGGCTCAAGCGCATCGCGCGCAAGCCCGGCCCGGTGCTCTTCCTGGTGCTGCTGCTCGTCTCCCTGGTCGCCTGCCGTCAGCTCCTGGGCGGCGGCGCGCTCGCGGGCGGCGCCCTGCTGCCCGCCCCGGCCGACTCCGCCGAGCTGTGGTCGCGCTACCTGGACGCCTGGCATCCGGTCGGCGCCGGCGGCACCTCATCGGCGCCGCCGTACGTCGCGCTCGTGGCCATGCTGGCGTCCCTGCTGTTCGGCTCGACCGGCCTCGCCGTCACGGTCCTGCTCGTCGGCTCGGTGCCCCTGGCCGGAGTCGCCGCCTACTTCGCCTCCCGCCCGCTCGTCGAGTCCCGGCTGCTGCGCGCCTGGGCGGCCGTCGTCTACGCCTTCCTGCCCGCCGCCACCGGCGCCCTCGCCGGCGGCCGCATCGGCACCGCCGTCCTGGCCGTGCTGCTGCCGCTCATCGCCCGCGCGGGCATCGCGGCCGGCGGCCTGACGAACTCCGCCGGAGCCCGCGGCAGCTGGCGCGCCACCTGGGCGTACGCACTGCTGCTGACCATCACCACCGCCTTCACGCCGATCGTGTGGCCCATCGCGCTGCTCCTCGGCATCGGACTGCTGGTGCTGCGCCGGAGCGACATCACGGCGTACGGGCTGCGGTTCCTCGCCCAGCTCGGCACCCCCCTGCTGCTCCTCGCGCCCTGGTCGCTGACGCTGCTGCCCTTCGGCTTCCTCAAGGAAGCGGGCCTCGACTACGGCCCCTCGGCCGCCTCCGCCCTGGACCTGCTCGGCGCCAGCCCGGGCGGCCCCGGCACCGTCAGCGGCCTCATGCTCATCGGCATCGTGCTGGCCGCCCTCGCCGCCCTGGTGCGCTCGGAACGCCAGTCGGGCATCTGGACGGCCTGGGCGGTCGCCCTGACCGGCTTCGTCTTCGCGGTCCTGTCCAACGGCTCCACCTGGGCCGGCCCGGCGACCCTCGTCTACGGCATCTCCCTGCTGGCCGCCGCCGCGCTCGGCGCCGACGGGGCACGCGCGCGGGTGGCCGAGCAGAGCTTCGGCTGGCGCCAGCCGGTCGCCGTGCTGATCGCCTTCGCCTCGGCCGCGGGCCCGCTGCTCATCGCCGCCGGCTGGATGATCCGGGGCGCCGACGGCCCGCTGGAGCGGCGCGACCCGACCCAGGTCCCGGCGTTCGTCGCCGAGGAGAGCGGCACCCGCGACCAGGCCCGCACCCTCGTCCTCGACAGCGACTCCGGCGCCCATGTCGGCTACATGCTGGTCCGCGGCTCCGGCGCCCGCCTCGGCGACGGCGAGATCGCCGCCGCCGACGGTGAGAACGGCAGGCTCGACAAGGTCGTCGCCAACCTGGTCGCCGGTTCCGGCGCCGACCAGGCCGACCAGCTCGGCGGCTTCGCCGTGCGCTATGTCCTCGTCCACCAGGGCGCGCCCCGCGAGGTGACCCGCGTCCTCGACGCCACGCCCGGCCTGACCCCCCTCAGCCAGCAGGACGGCGGCGCCCTGTGGCGCGTCAACCGTGAGGTCGCGCGCGCCACCATCGCCCCCGCCTCCGGATCCTCCGGTACCCCGCAGCCCGTCGCCGCCGGACCCGTCGACATCCACACGACGATCCCGACCGGCGCGGACGGACGCGTGCTGCGCCTCGCCGACTCCGCCTCCGACGGCTGGTCCGCCACGCTCGACGGCAAGCCGCTGACCCGCACCACGGTCGACGGCTGGGCCCAGGGCTTCGAACTCCCCGCCGCCGGCGGCAGGCTGGACGTCACCTACGACGACCCGATCGGCCACACGGCCTGGCTGTGGGCCCAGGGCCTGCTCGCCGTCGTCCTGGTGGTGCTCGCCCTGCCCGGCCGGCGCCGCGACATCGACGACGACCTCCCCGAGGAGCCGGCCGTCCCGGCGCAGGCCGTCGCCGGCGAGGGCCGCCGCGCCCGGCGCCTGCGCGCCCAGGCGGAGGCCGAGACCGAGGCCGAGGAGACCTCGGGCCCCGAGGAGTTCCCGCCCCCGCAGCCGGAGCAGCCGCCGGCGGCGGTACCCCAGCAGCAGAACTACGGTGCGTGGGACAACGCCGGCTACCAGGCCGGCGAGTACGCGGGCTACGGCGACCAGTACCAGAACGCCCAGTACCCGGCGGACGCCTACGGGCAGCAGTACCAGGCGGACCCCTACCAGGGCGGCCAGTACGACCCGTACGCGTACGGGGGGCAGGGCCAGAACCCGCCGTACGACCAGCAGGGCTACGACCAGGCCTACCAGCAGGGCTACGACACGCCGTACGACCCGGCGCAGCCGCACCACCCCCACGGCACGGGCAGTGAGCGTCCCGACGGGAGCCAGCAGTGA
- a CDS encoding WhiB family transcriptional regulator, whose product MTETVQQLLVDDADEELGWQERALCAQTDPESFFPEKGGSTREAKKVCLACEVRSECLEYALANDERFGIWGGLSERERRRLKKAAV is encoded by the coding sequence ATGACCGAGACGGTGCAGCAACTGCTGGTCGACGACGCGGACGAGGAACTCGGCTGGCAGGAGCGCGCGCTGTGCGCCCAGACCGACCCCGAGTCCTTCTTCCCCGAGAAGGGCGGCTCGACCAGGGAGGCCAAGAAGGTCTGCCTCGCCTGCGAGGTCCGCTCCGAGTGCCTTGAGTACGCCCTCGCCAACGACGAGCGATTCGGCATCTGGGGCGGCCTGTCCGAGCGGGAGCGCCGCCGGCTGAAGAAGGCGGCCGTCTGA
- a CDS encoding cysteine dioxygenase produces the protein MNSDSDLQIAGDILEVTHLLQTPREHPATVAEFVGLARSLAEDRSQWEHLVRYDATSRWYHRLRTGPGYEVWLLSWVPGQGSGLHDHGRSSGVLTVLDGTLTERTERGTRALRAGAQRVFAPGYVHEVVNDALEPAVSLHVYYPGLTEMPMHTAPHCEARALPGAVTA, from the coding sequence ATGAACAGCGACAGCGACCTCCAGATCGCCGGCGACATCCTCGAAGTCACGCACCTTCTCCAGACCCCCCGCGAGCACCCGGCCACCGTCGCCGAGTTCGTCGGCCTGGCCCGCTCCCTCGCCGAGGACCGCTCCCAGTGGGAGCACCTCGTCCGCTACGACGCCACCAGCCGCTGGTACCACCGGCTGCGCACCGGCCCCGGCTACGAGGTGTGGCTGCTGTCCTGGGTGCCCGGCCAGGGCAGCGGGCTGCACGACCACGGCCGCTCCTCCGGTGTGCTGACCGTGCTGGACGGCACCCTGACCGAGCGCACGGAGCGGGGCACACGCGCCTTGCGGGCGGGCGCGCAGCGCGTGTTCGCGCCGGGGTACGTGCACGAAGTCGTCAACGACGCGCTGGAGCCGGCGGTGAGCCTGCACGTCTACTACCCGGGCCTCACCGAGATGCCGATGCACACGGCCCCGCACTGCGAGGCCCGGGCCCTGCCGGGTGCCGTGACTGCCTGA
- the cofD gene encoding 2-phospho-L-lactate transferase, whose amino-acid sequence MRIVVLAGGIGGARFLRGLKRAVPDADITVIGNTGDDIHLFGLKVCPDLDTVMYTLGGGINEEQGWGRADETFHLKEELAAYGVGPEWFGLGDRDFATHIVRTQMIGAGYPLSAVTQALCDRWKPGVRLIPMSDDRVETHVAVEIDGETKAIHFQEYWVRLRASVPARAVVPVGADQAKPAPGVLEAIAEADVILFPPSNPVVSIGTILAVPGIREAIADAGVPVVGLSPIVGDAPVRGMADKVLAAVGVESTATAVAEHYGSGLLDGWLVDSVDAAAVDQVEAAGIRCRAVPLMMSDADATARMAQEALALAEEVRGA is encoded by the coding sequence ATGCGCATTGTGGTTCTGGCAGGCGGCATCGGCGGTGCCCGGTTCCTGCGTGGTCTGAAGCGGGCCGTCCCGGACGCGGACATCACGGTCATCGGCAACACCGGGGACGACATCCACCTCTTCGGGCTGAAGGTCTGCCCGGACCTCGACACGGTGATGTACACGCTCGGCGGCGGCATCAACGAGGAGCAGGGCTGGGGGCGCGCCGACGAGACCTTCCACCTCAAGGAGGAACTCGCGGCGTACGGCGTCGGGCCCGAGTGGTTCGGTCTCGGCGACCGGGACTTCGCCACCCACATCGTGCGGACACAGATGATCGGCGCCGGATACCCGCTGAGCGCGGTGACGCAGGCGCTGTGCGACCGCTGGAAGCCGGGCGTGCGGCTGATCCCCATGTCCGACGACCGCGTCGAGACGCATGTGGCCGTCGAGATCGACGGCGAGACCAAGGCGATCCACTTCCAGGAGTACTGGGTACGGCTGCGCGCCTCGGTGCCCGCCCGGGCCGTCGTGCCGGTCGGCGCCGACCAGGCGAAGCCCGCGCCGGGCGTCCTGGAGGCCATCGCCGAGGCGGACGTGATCCTCTTCCCGCCGTCCAACCCGGTCGTGTCGATCGGCACGATCCTCGCCGTGCCCGGCATCCGGGAGGCGATCGCCGACGCCGGGGTACCGGTCGTCGGCCTCTCCCCCATCGTCGGCGACGCGCCCGTGCGGGGCATGGCCGACAAGGTGCTCGCCGCCGTGGGCGTCGAATCGACCGCGACGGCGGTGGCCGAGCACTACGGGTCGGGCCTGCTGGACGGCTGGCTCGTGGACTCGGTGGACGCCGCAGCGGTGGACCAGGTCGAGGCGGCCGGGATCCGCTGCCGGGCCGTGCCGCTGATGATGAGCGACGCCGACGCGACCGCGCGGATGGCCCAGGAGGCACTGGCACTGGCCGAGGAGGTGCGCGGGGCGTGA